From Pirellulales bacterium, one genomic window encodes:
- the cheB gene encoding chemotaxis-specific protein-glutamate methyltransferase CheB yields MRIAIVNDLALAREVLRRAVLSVPGYSIAWVAENGADAVAQAARDVPDIVLMDLIMPVMDGVEATRQIMAGSPCPILLVTSSVTGNLNQVYAAMGHGGLDAVNTPVFGPGGEVREAEPMLARIAKLVRSKQISSLTPASADSAVVAGGSRPPQVDTGAVPPLVILGASTGGPEAVAQVLSALPADLPAAVVVVQHIGFDFAPGLAHWLATRTRMSVTVARAGEEPKVGTVALASTNDHLLLRSDKRFHYSSEPGAYPYRPSVDVFCQSAARHWTTPGVAALLTGMGSDGARGILLLKKAGWLTLAQDQGTSVVYGMPKAAVELQAVEQSLPLSKIGPEILGHVLATNRRAVR; encoded by the coding sequence ATGCGTATCGCGATCGTTAACGATTTGGCTTTGGCGCGCGAGGTGTTGCGCCGCGCCGTGCTCTCGGTTCCTGGCTATTCGATTGCCTGGGTCGCCGAGAACGGCGCTGACGCCGTGGCTCAGGCGGCGCGCGACGTGCCTGACATTGTTCTGATGGACTTGATCATGCCCGTCATGGATGGCGTCGAAGCCACGCGGCAGATCATGGCGGGCTCGCCATGCCCGATCCTGCTGGTCACGTCGAGCGTCACGGGCAATCTGAACCAGGTGTACGCCGCGATGGGGCATGGCGGACTGGATGCGGTGAATACGCCGGTCTTTGGCCCGGGCGGCGAAGTGCGCGAAGCCGAGCCCATGCTCGCGCGGATCGCAAAGCTGGTGCGCAGCAAACAGATCAGCTCGCTGACGCCGGCTTCCGCAGACTCGGCCGTTGTTGCCGGCGGTTCCCGGCCTCCCCAGGTTGATACCGGCGCAGTACCGCCGCTGGTGATCCTGGGAGCTTCGACCGGTGGACCCGAGGCCGTTGCCCAGGTCCTTTCGGCTTTGCCGGCCGACCTACCGGCCGCCGTCGTGGTCGTACAGCACATTGGGTTCGATTTTGCCCCGGGGCTGGCGCATTGGTTGGCGACCCGGACCCGCATGTCGGTTACCGTCGCGCGTGCCGGCGAAGAGCCGAAGGTTGGCACCGTGGCGCTCGCCTCGACGAATGACCATCTGTTGCTGCGCTCGGACAAACGGTTTCATTATTCCTCTGAGCCTGGCGCATACCCGTACCGTCCGTCAGTGGACGTATTCTGCCAAAGCGCTGCGCGTCATTGGACCACTCCCGGCGTCGCAGCGCTGTTGACGGGCATGGGTAGCGACGGTGCCCGTGGCATTTTGCTGTTGAAGAAAGCCGGCTGGCTGACGTTGGCCCAAGACCAGGGAACGTCGGTCGTCTACGGCATGCCCAAGGCGGCCGTCGAGTTGCAGGCTGTCGAGCAGAGTCTTCCTTTGTCGAAGATTGGCCCGGAAATCCTGGGGCATGTTCTAGCCACAAACCGCCGCGCTGTCCGCTAA
- a CDS encoding DUF167 domain-containing protein → MIELRPHAHGIVLPVRAQPGARRAAITGEHGGMLKVSVTAPPDKGKANQAIVELLCEALTLSRSQVELLSGQTSRTKQFLIRDLPADEIAKRIAICLNDLS, encoded by the coding sequence ATGATCGAGCTCCGCCCGCACGCGCATGGGATCGTCCTGCCGGTGCGAGCACAGCCGGGCGCGCGACGTGCCGCGATTACGGGCGAGCATGGCGGTATGTTGAAAGTCAGCGTCACGGCTCCGCCCGACAAGGGCAAAGCCAATCAGGCGATCGTCGAGCTGCTGTGCGAAGCACTGACGTTATCACGCTCGCAGGTCGAATTGTTGTCCGGCCAGACATCGCGCACGAAGCAATTCTTGATCCGCGATCTCCCGGCCGACGAAATCGCCAAGCGAATCGCGATCTGCCTGAATGATCTCTCGTAG
- a CDS encoding hybrid sensor histidine kinase/response regulator, which translates to MSQGGDFSLFELFQEEARAHAAALSQGLLELEADASNPRQIEPLMRAAHSIKGAARIVGIDLAVKLAHVMEDVFVAAQEGQITIMPADIDQLLRGTDLLAELGTATEATTGAWQSGHAAEIAQLEKLLGQVARGESPAPAVSPAAVAPSPPTPAPVEKVPSASPPPTDAISGSVDKKAAVAALSAIAIPAEPLEPGEDFSMFDVFREEVRSHALVTQQTLIAILTGTAEASQFEILVDAAHTIRGAARIVDNDLAVELAHALEEFFARVRSGGMVLEAADAKSLAAALDVLAELVAIDAAALSDWQTRRAPEVAALTQQLQAETTIVEAAPVPAQRMVEPVAGTTAVPPTVEALELREPEPPAGAAVAEIAPAPPDASVEAAAAVVRVSAQSLNRLMGLAGESLVQARWLQPFSTALLKLKKHQDDVSLLLDNLSHALPTRGADEDTIGLVNQARLGTAQCRKMLAERLVAFDDHAAQAEDLNSRLYHEVIVSRMRPFGDGAHGFPRLVRDMARQLDKQVRLEIDGLETDVDRDVLEKLEAPLTHLLRNAVDHGIEMPDVRQAAGKAPGGLIKLEVKHRAGMLAITITDDGRGLDVERIRRKIVERGLTTAELTESMSPAEVLEFLFLPGFSTADKVTEYSGRGVGLDVVQQSVRRIGGSVRVTTRLGHGATFHLQLPITLSVLRAVIVEIDGEPYAFPHNRIDRLLQINESALKSLENRQFIVVDGQNVGVLLASQALGLSKKPLDKREMLVLLVSDSTGQYGLIVDDFRGEQDLVVRPLDGRLGKVPNISAAAILDDGAPVLIADVEDLIRSLDRHIQGGALQRHTRAENATVRKKRVLVVDDSITVREVERQILRSHGYDVTVAVDGQEGWNMVRSEPFDLVISDVDMPRMNGLELVQMIRADASLANLPVIIVSYKERPEDRMRGLDVGANYYLTKSSFHDQTFVQAVRDCVGESA; encoded by the coding sequence ATGAGCCAAGGGGGCGACTTTTCACTGTTCGAGCTCTTCCAGGAAGAAGCCCGCGCGCATGCGGCGGCGCTCAGCCAAGGCTTGCTCGAACTCGAAGCCGACGCGAGCAATCCGCGCCAAATCGAACCGCTGATGCGCGCCGCTCATTCGATCAAAGGGGCGGCGCGGATTGTCGGCATCGACCTGGCCGTGAAATTGGCCCACGTCATGGAAGATGTCTTTGTCGCGGCCCAGGAAGGGCAGATCACGATCATGCCCGCCGACATCGACCAGTTGCTGCGTGGCACCGACCTGTTGGCGGAATTGGGCACCGCGACCGAGGCAACGACCGGCGCCTGGCAGAGTGGTCACGCCGCGGAGATCGCACAGCTCGAGAAATTGCTCGGCCAGGTGGCCCGCGGCGAGAGTCCGGCCCCGGCCGTGTCTCCTGCTGCTGTTGCACCTTCGCCACCGACACCAGCGCCCGTCGAGAAAGTGCCGTCCGCGTCGCCGCCGCCGACGGACGCAATATCCGGATCGGTCGACAAAAAGGCGGCGGTTGCGGCACTGTCGGCGATCGCCATTCCGGCCGAGCCACTCGAGCCGGGCGAAGATTTCTCGATGTTCGACGTCTTCCGCGAAGAAGTTCGCAGCCATGCGCTCGTCACCCAACAAACGTTGATCGCGATTCTGACTGGCACGGCCGAAGCCAGTCAGTTCGAGATATTGGTCGACGCCGCGCATACGATTCGCGGTGCGGCAAGAATCGTCGACAACGACCTGGCGGTCGAGCTGGCCCACGCGCTTGAAGAGTTCTTTGCCCGTGTTCGTTCGGGCGGCATGGTACTCGAGGCTGCCGACGCCAAATCGTTAGCCGCGGCGCTCGATGTGCTAGCCGAACTTGTCGCGATCGACGCCGCGGCCCTCTCTGATTGGCAAACGCGTCGCGCGCCGGAAGTGGCGGCACTCACTCAGCAATTGCAAGCCGAAACGACGATCGTCGAAGCAGCGCCAGTGCCCGCGCAGCGGATGGTTGAACCGGTCGCCGGGACTACGGCCGTTCCACCAACGGTCGAGGCGTTGGAGCTTCGCGAGCCTGAGCCACCGGCCGGCGCTGCAGTCGCCGAGATCGCGCCGGCACCTCCCGACGCCAGCGTCGAGGCGGCTGCAGCCGTGGTGCGCGTTTCGGCGCAAAGCTTGAATCGTTTGATGGGATTGGCAGGCGAGTCGCTCGTGCAAGCGCGCTGGCTGCAACCGTTTTCGACGGCGCTTTTGAAGCTGAAAAAGCACCAGGATGATGTGTCGCTGCTGCTCGACAACCTTTCGCATGCCCTGCCGACCCGCGGCGCCGACGAGGATACGATCGGCTTAGTGAATCAGGCCCGCCTTGGCACGGCGCAATGCCGCAAGATGCTAGCCGAGCGCTTGGTGGCCTTCGACGATCACGCGGCGCAGGCCGAAGACCTCAATAGTCGGCTCTATCACGAAGTAATCGTCAGCCGCATGCGTCCGTTCGGCGATGGCGCGCACGGATTCCCGCGGCTGGTGCGTGACATGGCTCGGCAACTGGACAAGCAGGTTCGTTTGGAGATCGATGGGCTGGAAACCGACGTCGATCGCGACGTGCTCGAAAAGCTCGAAGCGCCGCTCACGCACCTGCTGCGCAACGCGGTCGATCATGGTATCGAAATGCCTGACGTCCGCCAGGCGGCAGGCAAGGCGCCCGGTGGTCTCATCAAGCTCGAAGTCAAGCATCGTGCCGGCATGCTCGCGATCACGATTACCGACGATGGACGGGGACTCGACGTCGAACGCATCCGTCGCAAGATCGTCGAGCGTGGGCTGACAACCGCTGAACTGACCGAATCGATGTCGCCGGCCGAAGTGCTGGAGTTCCTTTTTCTGCCGGGCTTTTCAACCGCCGACAAGGTTACAGAATATTCTGGCCGGGGCGTTGGGTTGGACGTTGTGCAACAGTCGGTTCGCCGCATTGGCGGCTCGGTCCGCGTCACAACGCGCCTGGGCCACGGCGCCACGTTTCACCTGCAATTGCCGATTACGCTCTCGGTATTGCGGGCCGTCATTGTGGAAATCGATGGCGAGCCGTACGCATTTCCGCACAATCGCATCGACCGTCTGCTGCAAATCAACGAGTCCGCGCTCAAGTCGCTCGAGAATCGGCAGTTCATCGTCGTTGACGGGCAGAATGTGGGCGTGTTGCTCGCCTCGCAAGCCTTAGGGCTTTCGAAGAAGCCGCTCGACAAGCGTGAAATGCTGGTGCTGCTGGTTAGTGACTCGACGGGGCAATACGGCCTGATCGTTGACGATTTCCGCGGCGAGCAGGATCTCGTCGTACGGCCGCTCGACGGCCGACTGGGCAAAGTGCCCAACATCAGCGCCGCGGCAATCCTGGATGATGGCGCGCCGGTTTTGATCGCCGACGTCGAGGATCTGATCCGTTCGCTGGACCGCCACATTCAGGGGGGCGCGCTCCAGCGACATACGCGCGCCGAAAATGCCACCGTTAGAAAAAAGCGAGTGCTGGTCGTCGATGATTCGATCACGGTGCGCGAAGTCGAACGGCAAATCCTGCGCAGCCACGGCTACGACGTGACGGTCGCCGTCGATGGCCAGGAAGGGTGGAACATGGTTCGCAGCGAGCCCTTCGACCTGGTGATCTCGGACGTCGATATGCCTCGCATGAACGGTTTGGAACTTGTACAAATGATTCGCGCCGACGCGTCGCTGGCCAATCTGCCGGTGATCATCGTCTCGTACAAGGAGCGGCCCGAGGATCGCATGCGCGGACTCGACGTGGGGGCCAACTATTACTTGACCAAAAGCAGTTTTCACGACCAGACATTCGTGCAGGCGGTCCGGGATTGCGTCGGCGAATCGGCCTAG
- a CDS encoding chemotaxis protein CheW: protein MSESLSQLATIDDCWNRIGVCGDHSCPELPRFVHCHNCPVFATASDRLLAGPAPQGYLEEARARLAAPPEAVIPDAHSALVFRIGEEWLALPVQVLVEVHAVRPVHRIPHRGGLLAGLVNIRGELEMCARLGQLLAISSSESALIKSAPNGAAPQAAAVSATDTPATTARLLVVHFESERWVFPVDEVDQVHRFHAADLTSVPATVGRYGGRMSRGIFAQENRTIGFLDVERLRQALKTRAIV from the coding sequence ATGAGCGAATCTCTCTCGCAACTGGCAACGATCGACGATTGCTGGAACCGCATCGGTGTCTGCGGTGACCATAGTTGTCCCGAGTTGCCGCGCTTCGTGCATTGCCACAATTGTCCGGTCTTCGCCACGGCCAGCGACCGACTGTTGGCAGGGCCGGCGCCGCAGGGATATTTGGAAGAAGCCAGGGCTCGACTCGCCGCTCCGCCCGAGGCGGTCATTCCGGATGCCCACAGCGCGCTGGTTTTTCGCATTGGCGAGGAGTGGCTGGCATTGCCGGTCCAAGTGCTGGTCGAAGTCCACGCCGTGCGACCTGTGCATCGCATTCCCCATCGGGGCGGCCTGCTGGCAGGCCTGGTCAATATCCGTGGGGAGCTCGAAATGTGCGCCCGGCTTGGGCAGTTGCTCGCCATCTCGTCGAGCGAATCCGCGCTCATTAAATCGGCGCCCAACGGCGCGGCGCCTCAAGCGGCAGCGGTTTCGGCGACTGACACACCGGCAACAACCGCGCGGCTGCTGGTGGTGCATTTCGAATCCGAGCGCTGGGTATTCCCTGTCGACGAGGTCGACCAGGTGCATCGTTTCCATGCTGCGGACCTGACGAGCGTGCCGGCCACGGTCGGACGTTACGGCGGTCGCATGTCGCGTGGCATATTCGCGCAGGAGAATCGCACGATCGGCTTTCTCGACGTCGAGCGGTTGCGTCAGGCCCTGAAAACGAGGGCTATCGTATGA
- a CDS encoding YggS family pyridoxal phosphate-dependent enzyme, protein MSDALRISENLVQVRERIAVAAARAGRQADEITLVAVTKYADEQAISALLDAGCRDLGESRPQQLWQRAATFAGRDIRWHMIGHMQRNKVARTIPLVSLVHSCDSPRLASALDEAAAAQATGRVPVLIEVNISADPAKHGFGAAELPDALAQLATLAHIQVRGLMAMAGRADDPVAAQTDFRHLRLLRDKLRDTAPTAISLDELSMGMSGDYEIAIAEGATIVRVGSALYEGAE, encoded by the coding sequence ATGTCCGATGCTCTCCGTATCTCTGAAAATCTCGTCCAGGTGCGCGAGCGGATCGCTGTCGCGGCCGCCCGCGCAGGTCGCCAGGCGGACGAAATCACGCTCGTAGCCGTGACGAAATATGCCGACGAGCAGGCGATTTCGGCCTTGCTGGACGCGGGCTGCCGCGATCTTGGCGAAAGCCGGCCTCAACAGCTATGGCAGCGAGCCGCGACGTTCGCCGGGCGTGATATTCGCTGGCACATGATCGGCCATATGCAGCGCAACAAAGTCGCGCGCACCATACCGCTGGTTTCGCTGGTGCACTCCTGCGACAGCCCGCGGTTGGCCAGCGCGCTCGACGAAGCTGCCGCGGCGCAAGCGACCGGCCGCGTGCCGGTGTTAATCGAAGTGAACATTTCGGCCGATCCGGCTAAGCATGGCTTCGGAGCGGCCGAACTGCCTGATGCACTGGCGCAGTTGGCGACGCTCGCGCACATTCAGGTGCGCGGACTTATGGCGATGGCCGGTCGCGCCGATGATCCCGTGGCGGCGCAAACGGACTTTCGCCATCTTCGCTTGTTGCGCGACAAACTTCGCGACACAGCACCAACAGCCATTTCGCTCGACGAACTTTCGATGGGCATGAGCGGCGATTACGAGATCGCCATCGCCGAGGGGGCCACGATCGTCCGCGTCGGCTCGGCATTGTACGAGGGGGCGGAATGA
- a CDS encoding CheR family methyltransferase, which produces MNLDAITGLLRKRIGLDPESLGPSVVPSAVALRQRALGIAELSDYAGRLQNSAQEFEALVNELVVCETWFFRGGELFSYLAARIKDAARNRSLTRPFRVLCVPCCTGEEPYSLSIALTELQVPRKAWHIDACDINERFLARARKGHYTDFSFRQTEPDLRERYFHSVDGGWELDESIRSTVDFHCANLVEPGFLHGAARYDLIFCRNLFIYLHDAARQQVIGVLDRLLASDGLIAMGHAEPLSSLDRRFRHVGPDGCFLYAREGVSAADSPAKPALAPLPAANYATREAVATKSPASRQDAGRRAKAAVSPRPAAKRTTPTVPTEIAGDPLTTARQHADAGRLDEAWADCQALLTKSGPTADLFTLLGIIQQARHDKGAKQYFEKALYLDPDHGDSLLHLMLLCEQQGAHSQAAALRSRLERATQGGDA; this is translated from the coding sequence ATGAACCTTGATGCCATTACTGGTTTGCTGCGCAAGCGCATCGGGCTGGATCCCGAATCGCTCGGCCCCTCGGTCGTTCCGTCGGCCGTGGCTCTGCGGCAGCGCGCGCTAGGAATCGCAGAACTGTCGGATTATGCCGGTCGACTGCAAAACTCGGCGCAAGAGTTCGAAGCCCTGGTCAACGAGCTGGTCGTTTGCGAAACCTGGTTCTTCCGTGGCGGTGAGTTGTTCTCGTACCTCGCCGCGCGCATTAAGGACGCCGCCAGAAATCGTTCGCTCACTCGTCCATTCCGCGTCTTATGCGTCCCCTGTTGCACGGGCGAGGAACCCTATTCGCTTTCGATCGCGCTGACGGAATTGCAGGTGCCGCGCAAAGCCTGGCATATCGACGCCTGCGACATCAATGAAAGATTTCTGGCCCGCGCACGGAAGGGGCATTACACGGACTTTTCCTTTCGCCAGACCGAGCCGGACCTGCGCGAACGGTATTTTCACTCCGTGGATGGCGGCTGGGAACTCGACGAATCGATTCGTTCGACGGTTGACTTTCATTGCGCGAATCTGGTCGAGCCTGGTTTTCTGCACGGCGCCGCGCGCTACGATTTGATTTTCTGCCGCAACCTGTTTATCTACTTGCATGACGCAGCCCGGCAACAGGTGATCGGCGTCCTTGATCGGCTGCTCGCCAGCGACGGACTGATCGCGATGGGGCACGCCGAGCCACTGAGTTCGCTCGATCGTCGATTCCGCCATGTTGGCCCTGATGGTTGCTTCCTGTACGCGCGCGAGGGCGTATCCGCAGCAGACTCACCTGCTAAACCAGCTCTGGCGCCTTTACCTGCTGCAAACTATGCAACGCGCGAAGCAGTTGCCACAAAGTCTCCCGCATCGCGGCAGGACGCGGGACGCAGGGCGAAGGCTGCCGTCTCACCAAGGCCCGCTGCCAAGCGCACGACTCCAACCGTGCCGACCGAGATCGCCGGCGATCCGCTCACGACTGCCCGTCAGCACGCAGATGCCGGCCGTTTGGACGAAGCGTGGGCCGATTGCCAGGCGTTACTTACCAAGTCGGGGCCTACGGCCGACCTATTCACGCTCTTGGGAATCATCCAGCAAGCACGGCACGACAAAGGTGCCAAGCAATATTTCGAGAAGGCGTTGTACCTCGATCCCGATCACGGCGATTCGTTGCTGCACTTGATGCTTCTCTGCGAACAGCAGGGCGCTCACTCGCAGGCGGCCGCTTTGCGATCGCGCCTCGAACGAGCCACCCAGGGAGGTGACGCATGA
- a CDS encoding chemotaxis protein CheW, with translation MLALTFQIDNSRVALDVRQISLVVPRVPLERVAGAPPWLAGVFVYAQNVVPVIDLHRLLGAGDCPQQLSSRIILLPWPQAGGTEGSLGLLAAHVSEIHEITHSSVEPAGAVTRPELGPAIIDRGEITRLLDIDRLLTPSIREQLAGVCTA, from the coding sequence ATGCTTGCCCTGACGTTTCAGATTGATAACAGCCGCGTAGCGCTCGACGTCCGCCAGATCAGCCTGGTCGTGCCGCGCGTGCCGCTCGAACGCGTCGCCGGCGCTCCGCCCTGGCTGGCGGGCGTGTTCGTCTACGCTCAAAACGTTGTTCCGGTGATCGACCTGCACCGCCTACTCGGTGCGGGAGATTGTCCCCAGCAACTCAGCAGCCGCATCATTCTTCTCCCTTGGCCGCAGGCGGGTGGAACAGAAGGCTCGCTGGGTCTGTTGGCCGCGCACGTTTCCGAAATTCACGAAATCACCCACTCCTCGGTCGAGCCAGCCGGCGCTGTTACGCGACCGGAGCTGGGCCCAGCCATTATCGACCGGGGTGAGATCACGCGTCTGCTCGACATCGACCGATTGTTAACTCCCTCGATCCGCGAGCAACTGGCCGGGGTGTGTACGGCATGA